In Stenotrophomonas sp. ESTM1D_MKCIP4_1, a single genomic region encodes these proteins:
- a CDS encoding prolyl oligopeptidase family serine peptidase, with translation MLVHRTSLAAAIAVATFGLLAAGPALADYAKPPEHLLKVLKAPPPPAPNVDPSGQRLLLTTAQTYPSIARVAQPYLKLAGVRLEPKNRSRHDTPGGYGIPACVADFSVVEIASGKTTKVTLPQGCAGGAQWSADGSHFAFQNAVENSVQLWVGDAATGQVKQVPGVQLNPIFGSTVQWLGGSQNLLVKLVPANQGAAPSDGGVPTGPDAQESLGSSGESSTYEARDTLTSVHDEKLFAYYGASQLAVVDTASGSVRPVGSAAIFNDVSAAPDGVHVLTESIKPPFSHAVTYQRFANDVAVLDITTGKSAAIASLPLADRVPVHGVPEGPRGFDWRSTDPATLVYAEALDKGDWKVTVPHRDRVLMLKAPFNGKPVEIARTAQRFEGLAWSADPAVSFLFENDENRHWVQTRIVDVDQPKKEGRLLWDMSSDELYGDPGNLVFKRLPNGAAVVRQEGNFVFLRGQGASPQGDRPFLDRLDLGTLKSERLFRSSADAYEQFLGFSNTPGRYLTWHQSVIDPPNAFVRQQGDAVAAAKDGEAQFASTATALTTLVDPTPEVRQIKKQLVTYKRADGVDLSFTLYTPPGYKEGQRVPAILYAYPADFANAAQAGQVSGSQQTFTRLQPYRLMLLAGYAIIDNASFPIVGDPKNAYDTYLEQLEADAKAAVDKAVDMGVVDRNRIGVTGHSHGGLMTANLIAHTNLFKAGVATSGSYNKTFTPFGFQNERRSVWQAQDVYLKASPFFYADKIKLPLLLVHGEDDANPGTEPFQSRKLYQAIRGNGGTTRLVMLPNEPHWYTALESNEQLVSEMLNWFDTYVKNAR, from the coding sequence ATGCTCGTTCATCGCACCTCTCTGGCTGCGGCCATTGCCGTTGCCACCTTCGGCCTGCTGGCTGCTGGCCCGGCGCTCGCCGATTATGCAAAGCCGCCGGAACACCTGCTCAAGGTGCTGAAGGCACCGCCACCGCCGGCACCGAACGTCGATCCGAGTGGCCAGCGCCTGCTGCTGACCACCGCGCAGACCTATCCGTCCATCGCTCGCGTGGCCCAACCCTACCTGAAGCTGGCGGGCGTGCGCCTGGAGCCGAAGAACCGCAGCCGTCATGACACGCCGGGTGGCTATGGCATTCCGGCCTGCGTGGCCGACTTCAGCGTGGTGGAAATCGCCAGCGGCAAGACCACCAAGGTGACGCTGCCGCAAGGCTGCGCGGGTGGCGCGCAGTGGTCGGCCGATGGCAGCCACTTTGCGTTCCAGAACGCGGTGGAGAACAGCGTGCAGCTGTGGGTGGGCGATGCAGCCACCGGCCAGGTCAAGCAGGTGCCGGGCGTGCAGCTCAATCCGATCTTCGGCAGCACCGTGCAGTGGCTGGGTGGCAGCCAGAACCTGCTGGTGAAGCTGGTGCCGGCCAACCAGGGCGCGGCCCCGTCCGACGGCGGCGTGCCCACCGGCCCGGATGCGCAGGAATCGCTGGGCAGCAGCGGCGAAAGCAGCACGTATGAGGCGCGCGACACGCTGACCAGCGTGCATGATGAAAAGCTGTTCGCCTACTACGGTGCCTCGCAGCTGGCCGTGGTCGACACCGCCAGCGGCAGCGTCCGCCCGGTCGGCAGTGCCGCCATCTTCAACGACGTCAGCGCCGCACCCGATGGCGTGCACGTGCTGACCGAATCGATCAAGCCGCCGTTCTCGCATGCGGTAACCTACCAGCGTTTCGCCAACGATGTGGCGGTGCTGGACATCACCACCGGCAAGAGCGCCGCCATCGCCAGCCTGCCGTTGGCCGACCGTGTGCCGGTGCATGGCGTGCCGGAAGGCCCGCGTGGCTTCGACTGGCGTTCCACTGATCCGGCCACCTTGGTCTACGCCGAGGCGCTGGACAAGGGCGACTGGAAGGTGACCGTTCCGCACCGCGATCGCGTGCTGATGCTGAAGGCCCCGTTCAACGGCAAGCCGGTGGAAATCGCCCGCACCGCGCAGCGCTTTGAAGGCCTGGCCTGGTCGGCGGACCCGGCGGTGTCGTTCCTGTTCGAGAACGACGAGAACCGCCACTGGGTGCAGACCCGCATCGTCGACGTCGACCAGCCGAAGAAGGAAGGCCGCCTGCTGTGGGACATGTCCAGCGATGAGCTGTACGGCGACCCCGGCAATCTGGTGTTCAAGCGCCTGCCCAACGGCGCGGCGGTCGTGCGCCAGGAGGGCAATTTCGTGTTCCTGCGCGGGCAGGGCGCTTCGCCGCAGGGCGATCGTCCGTTCCTGGACCGACTGGACCTGGGCACGCTGAAGAGCGAGCGGCTGTTCCGCAGCAGCGCCGATGCCTACGAACAGTTCCTCGGCTTCAGCAACACCCCGGGCCGCTACCTCACCTGGCACCAGTCGGTGATCGACCCGCCGAACGCGTTCGTGCGCCAGCAGGGCGACGCTGTGGCCGCTGCGAAGGACGGTGAGGCGCAGTTCGCATCCACCGCCACCGCGCTGACCACGCTGGTCGACCCGACCCCGGAGGTGCGCCAGATCAAGAAGCAGCTGGTCACCTACAAGCGCGCTGACGGCGTGGATCTGTCCTTCACTCTGTACACCCCGCCGGGCTACAAGGAAGGCCAGCGCGTGCCGGCGATCCTGTACGCGTACCCGGCCGACTTCGCCAACGCCGCGCAGGCGGGGCAGGTGTCCGGTTCGCAGCAGACCTTCACCCGTCTGCAGCCCTACCGCCTGATGCTGCTGGCCGGTTACGCGATCATCGACAACGCCTCGTTCCCGATTGTCGGCGACCCGAAGAACGCCTATGACACCTATCTGGAGCAGCTGGAAGCCGACGCCAAGGCGGCGGTGGACAAGGCCGTGGACATGGGCGTGGTCGACCGCAACCGCATCGGCGTCACCGGCCACAGCCATGGCGGCCTGATGACGGCCAACCTGATTGCCCACACCAATCTGTTCAAGGCCGGCGTGGCGACCAGCGGTTCGTACAACAAGACCTTCACCCCGTTCGGCTTCCAGAACGAGCGTCGCTCGGTGTGGCAGGCGCAGGACGTGTACCTGAAGGCTTCGCCGTTCTTCTACGCCGACAAGATCAAGCTGCCGCTGCTGCTGGTCCATGGCGAAGACGATGCCAACCCGGGCACCGAGCCGTTCCAGTCGCGCAAGCTGTACCAGGCCATCCGTGGCAACGGCGGTACCACCCGCCTGGTGATGCTGCCGAACGAACCGCACTGGTATACCGCGCTGGAATCGAACGAACAGCTGGTGTCGGAAATGCTGAACTGGTTCGACACCTACGTGAAGAACGCACGGTAA
- a CDS encoding HipA family kinase — protein MRTVHALRYITPLREGGSLPAVVETDDDGMAVLKFRGAGQGPKALIAELIAGEMARAVGLPIPEILFVELDSEFARTEPDPEIQDLIRASEGLNLGLDYLPGAINYDPAAMPVDADLASRLVWFDAFTSNVDRTTRNPNLMVWHRKLYLIDHGAAMYFHHDWANAADACEKPFVLIRDHVLLPFASRIAEVDAELAARLPDAEIERIVGLVPDSWLVDEPAFDSPQAYRQGYINYLKHRLKVRAVFVQEAIRAHAAHV, from the coding sequence ATGCGAACCGTTCACGCCCTCCGTTACATCACCCCGCTCCGCGAAGGCGGTTCTCTGCCTGCCGTGGTCGAGACCGACGACGACGGCATGGCCGTCCTCAAGTTCCGCGGCGCCGGCCAGGGCCCGAAAGCACTGATCGCCGAGCTGATCGCCGGCGAAATGGCCCGCGCCGTCGGCCTGCCGATCCCGGAAATCCTGTTCGTCGAGCTGGACAGTGAATTCGCCCGCACCGAACCGGATCCGGAAATCCAGGATCTGATCCGCGCCAGCGAGGGCCTGAACCTGGGCCTGGACTACCTGCCGGGCGCGATCAACTACGACCCGGCGGCGATGCCGGTGGACGCCGATCTGGCCTCGCGCCTCGTCTGGTTCGATGCCTTTACCAGCAACGTCGACCGCACCACGCGCAATCCGAACCTGATGGTCTGGCACCGCAAGCTGTACCTGATCGACCACGGCGCGGCGATGTACTTCCACCACGACTGGGCCAACGCCGCCGATGCGTGCGAAAAGCCCTTCGTGCTGATCCGTGACCATGTGCTGCTGCCGTTTGCCAGCCGCATTGCCGAGGTGGATGCCGAGCTGGCCGCGCGCCTGCCCGATGCGGAGATCGAGCGCATCGTCGGTCTGGTGCCGGACAGCTGGCTGGTGGACGAGCCTGCCTTCGACAGCCCGCAGGCCTACCGCCAGGGCTACATCAATTACCTCAAGCACCGCCTGAAGGTGCGTGCGGTGTTCGTGCAGGAGGCCATCCGTGCCCACGCTGCACACGTATGA
- a CDS encoding DUF3037 domain-containing protein, producing the protein MPTLHTYDYAVIRVVPRVEREEFINVGVIVSCPGARHLEAAIEIDAARLQAFAPALDQDALQPWLDAIVAICRGDANAGPIAQLPARARFHFLTAKRSSIVQMSSTHVGRTADPAGVVEHLMNRMVRVPR; encoded by the coding sequence GTGCCCACGCTGCACACGTATGACTATGCCGTCATCCGCGTGGTACCGCGGGTGGAACGCGAAGAGTTCATCAACGTCGGGGTGATCGTCTCCTGCCCCGGCGCCCGCCATCTGGAAGCGGCCATCGAGATCGACGCGGCGCGCCTGCAGGCGTTTGCACCGGCACTTGACCAGGACGCTCTGCAGCCGTGGCTGGATGCCATCGTGGCGATCTGCCGCGGCGATGCCAACGCCGGCCCTATCGCGCAGCTGCCGGCGCGCGCGCGCTTCCATTTCCTCACCGCCAAGCGCAGCTCGATCGTGCAGATGTCCAGCACGCACGTGGGCCGCACGGCCGATCCGGCGGGCGTGGTGGAGCACCTGATGAACAGGATGGTGCGGGTACCGCGCTGA
- a CDS encoding serine hydrolase domain-containing protein translates to MDICRPAQLMAMPAHGRATSRPPFAPAPSSSSQSLEHGTAGGGYSTADMLKFCEALRNGTLVSPALLQQATTAQNHKGWYGYGFVVQGQGSQHQYGHEGGAPGSNSAIVVLPEQGYVVIGLANVDPDAVGNVVNYIARRLPLPGRG, encoded by the coding sequence ATGGACATCTGCCGCCCAGCGCAACTGATGGCAATGCCCGCCCACGGGCGGGCCACGAGCCGGCCTCCGTTTGCGCCCGCACCATCTTCGTCATCTCAGTCCTTAGAGCATGGCACGGCCGGCGGCGGTTACAGCACCGCGGACATGCTGAAATTCTGTGAGGCGCTGCGCAACGGCACGCTGGTGTCGCCGGCACTGCTGCAGCAGGCCACCACCGCGCAGAACCACAAAGGCTGGTATGGCTATGGCTTCGTCGTGCAGGGGCAGGGCAGCCAACACCAGTATGGACATGAGGGTGGGGCGCCGGGCTCGAACAGCGCCATCGTGGTGCTGCCCGAACAGGGCTACGTGGTTATCGGACTGGCCAACGTCGATCCGGATGCAGTCGGCAACGTGGTCAACTACATCGCGCGGCGCCTGCCGCTGCCCGGCCGGGGGTAG
- a CDS encoding energy transducer TonB, whose translation MRSTPFRTAFFALLLTSATPSVLAAAPSAPLQLSQAELLKYWMPAEGTFRPPLAADSRKVKFAEKVTLEFTVDKRGRTRDISVIGAKPAGAYAGWATEVVKAMRYTPTEGNTARTPVRSEIDVNWTP comes from the coding sequence ATGCGTTCGACTCCGTTCCGTACCGCGTTCTTTGCACTGCTGCTGACCAGCGCAACCCCCAGCGTGCTGGCCGCTGCGCCTTCCGCGCCGTTGCAGCTCAGCCAGGCCGAGCTGCTGAAATACTGGATGCCAGCGGAAGGCACGTTCCGTCCGCCCCTTGCGGCGGACTCGCGCAAGGTGAAATTCGCAGAGAAGGTCACCCTGGAATTCACCGTCGACAAGCGCGGCCGCACGCGGGACATCAGCGTGATCGGTGCCAAGCCCGCCGGCGCCTACGCTGGCTGGGCGACGGAAGTGGTCAAGGCCATGCGCTACACGCCGACGGAAGGCAACACCGCACGCACGCCTGTACGCAGCGAGATCGATGTGAACTGGACGCCGTGA
- a CDS encoding transposase — protein sequence MPSPQLLVGRRSVIGNVYAITMICKDRCRVFDDPRNAHIVMQVLEALDHQGLTASLAWVVMPDHLHWLVQLREKSLGYCMQRCKSRSGLLINQHRGSTGAVRHAGYYDHAVRSEESLRKHARYILGNPIRAGLAATLGEYPYAWCRWPLDDSEAG from the coding sequence ATGCCCAGTCCACAACTCCTCGTTGGCCGCCGCTCCGTCATCGGCAACGTGTACGCCATTACGATGATCTGCAAGGATCGCTGCCGCGTTTTCGATGATCCCCGCAATGCCCACATCGTTATGCAGGTGCTGGAAGCATTGGACCATCAAGGCCTGACCGCCTCGCTCGCGTGGGTGGTCATGCCCGACCACCTACACTGGCTCGTCCAGCTTCGCGAGAAATCGCTCGGCTATTGCATGCAGCGCTGTAAGTCGCGCAGCGGTCTTCTCATCAACCAACATCGAGGAAGCACCGGGGCCGTCCGGCACGCGGGCTACTACGACCACGCGGTCCGCAGTGAGGAATCACTGCGGAAACATGCGCGCTACATTCTGGGAAATCCCATCCGGGCAGGGTTGGCAGCCACCCTCGGCGAGTATCCATATGCATGGTGCCGCTGGCCGCTGGATGACAGCGAGGCGGGGTAG
- a CDS encoding membrane-bound PQQ-dependent dehydrogenase, glucose/quinate/shikimate family, translating to MSAAPSAVPTDGDAVPPRRRHPVATLLSLLLILLGAVIGGLGIWLLTLGGSWYYAIAGIAMLASGVLLWGNRRSAAVLFAAIFIGTLLWTWWESGSTYWRWVPRLGLVTALAIVMALLAPTLRKPFPRAASRIVAGVLMLVFVAAFALAFVPHGEVQGDQAFPDAATSTGIDPTEDTTGLQAADRPADGDWATWGRNNAATRFSPLQQITADNVGTLQLAWEYRTGDLPDKRWGAETTPLKIGNRVYLCTARNQLIALDASTGKELWRFNPKVKDASIPYTAACRGVSYYEQPSGAAVADAALADAAADLALPAPPPTPGAASVPGNRPACASRIIEGTLDGRIIAVDADSGKPCANFGNNGQVDITLGMGSAPPGYVSITSPPAIVRGVIVTGHQVLDGQRRDAPSGVIQAYDAVTGKLRWAWDMDQPELTGLPPQGKEYTRGTPNMWTTATGDEKLGLVYLPMGNSAGDYWSGSRTENQNRYATSLVAIDVTTGKPAWHFQAVRKDVWDYDLGSQASLIDYPTAQGKVPAILLPTKQGDMYILDRRTGQLLTPAEERKVPTGGVEPEQRSPTQLFSLYHTLRREHDLTEQDMWGITPIDQLVCRIQFRKAHYEGFYTPPSTDHHSIEYPGYNGGSDWGSVAIDTRRGVIVANYNDMPNYNRLVPRAEADRKGWLPREQVRADKGGAEGAGDPQVGTPYAIDVNAGWRLPFTGLLCKQPPYGGIRAVDLRTGKLLWDRPFGSARGNGPFGIRSGLPIEIGTPNNGGAVVTASGLIFIAAATDDLLRAIDLKTGKELWHATLPAGGQANPMVYEQGGRQYVVIVAAGHHFMETPKGDYVMAYALPK from the coding sequence ATGTCTGCCGCCCCCTCCGCCGTCCCCACCGATGGCGACGCCGTCCCGCCGCGCCGCCGGCACCCGGTGGCCACGCTGCTTTCGCTGCTGCTGATCCTGCTTGGCGCGGTCATCGGCGGGCTGGGCATCTGGCTGCTCACGCTGGGCGGCTCCTGGTACTACGCCATCGCCGGCATCGCCATGCTGGCAAGCGGCGTGCTGCTGTGGGGCAACCGGCGCAGCGCTGCGGTGCTGTTTGCCGCCATATTCATCGGTACGCTGCTGTGGACGTGGTGGGAATCGGGCAGTACCTACTGGCGATGGGTGCCACGGCTGGGGCTGGTCACCGCACTGGCGATCGTGATGGCCCTGCTGGCACCGACGCTGCGGAAGCCTTTCCCGCGGGCGGCATCGCGCATCGTGGCCGGAGTGCTGATGCTGGTGTTCGTGGCGGCGTTCGCACTGGCGTTCGTGCCGCACGGTGAAGTGCAAGGCGATCAGGCATTCCCGGACGCTGCCACTTCGACCGGTATCGATCCCACCGAGGACACCACAGGCCTGCAGGCGGCCGACCGCCCGGCCGACGGCGACTGGGCCACGTGGGGGCGCAACAACGCGGCCACCCGTTTCTCGCCGCTGCAGCAGATCACCGCGGACAACGTCGGTACGCTGCAACTGGCCTGGGAATACCGCACTGGCGACCTGCCGGACAAGCGCTGGGGTGCGGAAACCACACCCTTGAAGATCGGCAACCGCGTGTACCTGTGCACGGCGCGCAACCAGCTGATCGCTCTGGATGCCAGCACCGGCAAGGAACTCTGGCGCTTCAATCCGAAGGTCAAGGACGCCTCCATTCCCTATACCGCCGCCTGCCGCGGCGTGTCCTACTACGAACAGCCGAGTGGGGCCGCTGTGGCGGATGCCGCGCTGGCCGATGCGGCCGCCGACCTCGCACTGCCAGCGCCACCACCGACGCCGGGTGCCGCCAGCGTGCCCGGCAATCGACCGGCCTGCGCCTCGCGCATCATCGAAGGCACCCTGGATGGGCGCATCATCGCCGTCGATGCGGACAGCGGAAAGCCCTGCGCGAACTTCGGCAACAACGGGCAGGTGGACATCACCCTGGGCATGGGCAGCGCACCGCCGGGCTATGTGTCCATCACCTCGCCGCCGGCCATCGTGCGCGGCGTCATCGTCACCGGCCACCAGGTGCTGGACGGCCAGCGCCGCGATGCACCGTCGGGCGTCATCCAGGCCTACGACGCGGTAACCGGCAAGCTGCGCTGGGCGTGGGACATGGACCAGCCAGAGCTGACCGGCCTGCCGCCGCAGGGCAAGGAATACACCCGTGGCACGCCCAACATGTGGACCACCGCGACCGGCGATGAAAAGCTGGGGCTGGTCTACCTGCCGATGGGCAATTCCGCAGGCGATTACTGGAGCGGTTCGCGCACCGAAAACCAGAACCGGTATGCCACGTCGCTGGTTGCCATCGACGTGACCACCGGCAAGCCGGCATGGCACTTCCAGGCAGTGCGCAAGGATGTGTGGGATTACGACCTCGGCTCGCAGGCCAGCCTGATCGACTACCCGACCGCGCAGGGCAAGGTGCCGGCCATCCTGCTGCCGACCAAGCAGGGCGACATGTACATCCTCGACCGCCGCACCGGACAGCTGCTGACCCCGGCCGAAGAGCGCAAGGTGCCGACCGGCGGCGTAGAACCGGAGCAGCGCTCGCCCACCCAGCTGTTCTCGCTGTACCACACGCTGCGCCGCGAACATGACCTGACCGAGCAGGACATGTGGGGCATCACCCCCATCGATCAGCTGGTGTGCCGCATCCAGTTCCGCAAGGCGCATTACGAAGGCTTCTACACGCCGCCCAGCACCGACCATCACTCGATTGAATACCCCGGCTACAACGGCGGGTCGGACTGGGGCAGCGTGGCCATCGATACACGCCGCGGGGTGATCGTGGCCAACTACAACGATATGCCCAACTACAACCGCCTGGTGCCGCGCGCCGAGGCCGACCGCAAGGGCTGGCTGCCGCGCGAACAGGTCCGTGCCGACAAGGGCGGCGCTGAAGGCGCGGGCGACCCGCAGGTGGGCACGCCGTACGCCATCGACGTCAATGCCGGCTGGCGCCTGCCGTTCACCGGCCTGCTGTGCAAGCAGCCGCCCTACGGCGGCATCCGCGCGGTCGACCTGCGCACCGGCAAACTGCTGTGGGATCGTCCATTCGGCAGCGCCCGCGGCAATGGCCCGTTCGGCATCCGTTCCGGCCTGCCGATCGAGATCGGCACGCCCAACAATGGTGGTGCGGTGGTGACCGCCAGCGGACTGATCTTCATCGCCGCCGCCACTGATGATCTGCTGCGCGCCATCGACCTGAAGACCGGCAAGGAGTTGTGGCACGCCACGCTGCCGGCCGGTGGCCAGGCGAACCCGATGGTGTACGAGCAGGGCGGGCGGCAGTACGTAGTGATCGTCGCGGCCGGTCACCACTTCATGGAAACGCCGAAGGGCGATTACGTGATGGCCTACGCGTTGCCAAAGTAG
- the gyrA gene encoding DNA gyrase subunit A: MAETAKEIIQVNLEDEMRKSYLDYAMSVIVGRALPDARDGLKPVHRRVLFAMNELNAHSNKPYFKSARIVGDVIGKYHPHGDQSVYDTLVRLAQPFSLRYMLVDGQGNFGSIDGDSAAAMRYTEARMSRLAHELMADIDKETVDFQPNYDEKELEPTVMPTRFPNLLVNGSAGIAVGMATNIPPHNLSESINACIALIDNPEIDVDGLMEYIPGPDFPTAGIINGTAGIVAGYRTGRGRVRIRAKADIEVADNGRESIIVTEIPYQVNKARLIEKIAELVKEKKIEGISELRDESDKDGMRIYIEIKRGESAEVVLNNLYQQTQMESVFGINMVALVDGRPQLMNLKQMLEAFVRHRREVVTRRTVFELRKARARAHVLEGLTVALANIDEMIELIKTSPNPNEARERMLARLWEPGLVGSMLGAAGAEASRPEDLPKGVGLIEGGYQLTEIQATQILEMRLHRLTGLEQDRLTDEYKQLLEVIAGLIHILEDPDRLRQVIREELVNVKAEFGDERRTEIRHSEEDLDILDLIAPEDVVVTVSHAGYVKRQPVSVYRAQRRGGRGRSAAATKEEDFIEQLWLVNTHDTLLTFTSSGKVFWLPVYQLPEAGSNARGRPIINWIPLEPGERVQAVLPVREYADGQFVFFATKNGTVKKTPLSEFAFRLARGKIAINLDEGDALVGVGLTDGERDILLFASNGKTVRFGEDKVRSMGRTATGVRGIKMPAGEEVVSLIVAESAGGSEDENEDDNGVEETAATGEAVIDGADDASVQYILTATENGYGKRTPLPDYPRKGRGTQGVIGIQTTERNGKLVAAVLMGSGDEVLLISDGGTLVRTRGSEISRVGRNTQGVTLIRLSKDEKLQAVERMDASIDDDEDEVAAAAPAATDGAPAAAGSEDAAQE; the protein is encoded by the coding sequence ATGGCAGAAACCGCCAAGGAAATCATCCAGGTCAACCTGGAAGACGAGATGCGCAAGAGCTACCTCGATTACGCCATGAGCGTGATCGTGGGCCGCGCGCTCCCGGATGCGCGCGACGGCCTCAAGCCGGTGCATCGCCGCGTGCTGTTCGCGATGAACGAGTTGAACGCGCACAGCAACAAGCCCTACTTCAAGTCGGCGCGTATCGTCGGTGACGTCATCGGTAAGTACCACCCGCATGGCGATCAGTCGGTGTACGACACGCTGGTGCGTCTGGCACAGCCGTTCTCGCTGCGTTACATGCTGGTCGATGGCCAGGGTAACTTCGGCTCGATCGACGGCGACTCCGCTGCAGCCATGAGATACACCGAAGCGCGCATGTCGCGCCTCGCGCATGAGCTGATGGCCGACATCGACAAGGAAACCGTCGATTTCCAGCCCAACTACGACGAAAAGGAACTGGAGCCGACGGTCATGCCGACCCGGTTCCCGAACCTGCTGGTCAACGGTTCGGCCGGTATCGCGGTGGGCATGGCCACCAACATCCCGCCGCACAACCTGAGTGAATCGATCAACGCCTGCATCGCGCTGATCGACAACCCGGAAATCGATGTCGACGGCCTGATGGAGTACATCCCGGGCCCGGATTTCCCGACGGCCGGCATCATCAACGGCACCGCCGGCATCGTCGCCGGCTACCGCACCGGCCGTGGCCGCGTGCGCATCCGTGCCAAGGCCGATATCGAGGTGGCCGACAACGGCCGCGAATCGATCATCGTCACTGAAATTCCTTACCAGGTGAACAAGGCGCGTCTGATCGAAAAGATCGCCGAGCTGGTCAAGGAAAAGAAGATCGAAGGCATCAGCGAGCTGCGCGATGAGTCCGACAAGGACGGCATGCGCATCTACATCGAGATCAAGCGCGGTGAATCTGCCGAGGTTGTGCTGAACAACCTGTACCAGCAGACGCAGATGGAATCGGTGTTCGGCATCAACATGGTGGCGCTGGTCGATGGCCGCCCGCAGTTGATGAACCTCAAGCAGATGCTGGAGGCGTTCGTCCGCCACCGCCGCGAAGTGGTCACCCGCCGCACCGTGTTCGAGCTGCGCAAGGCGCGCGCCCGAGCCCACGTGCTGGAAGGCCTGACCGTCGCGCTGGCCAACATCGACGAGATGATCGAACTGATCAAGACCTCGCCGAACCCCAATGAAGCGCGCGAACGCATGCTCGCCCGCCTGTGGGAGCCGGGCCTGGTGGGTTCCATGCTGGGCGCTGCCGGTGCCGAAGCCTCGCGTCCGGAAGACCTGCCCAAGGGCGTGGGCCTGATCGAGGGCGGCTACCAGCTGACCGAGATCCAGGCCACCCAGATCCTGGAAATGCGCCTGCACCGCCTGACCGGGCTGGAGCAGGACCGCCTGACCGACGAGTACAAGCAGCTGCTGGAAGTGATCGCCGGGCTGATCCACATCCTGGAAGATCCCGACCGCCTGCGCCAGGTCATCCGCGAGGAACTGGTCAACGTCAAGGCAGAATTCGGCGACGAGCGTCGTACCGAAATCCGCCACAGCGAAGAAGACCTGGACATCCTCGACCTGATCGCGCCGGAAGACGTGGTGGTCACCGTGTCGCACGCCGGCTACGTCAAGCGCCAGCCGGTGAGCGTGTACCGCGCACAGCGTCGCGGTGGCCGTGGCCGCAGTGCGGCGGCGACCAAGGAAGAAGATTTCATCGAACAGCTCTGGCTGGTCAACACGCACGACACGCTGCTGACCTTCACCAGTTCGGGCAAGGTGTTCTGGCTGCCGGTGTACCAGCTGCCGGAAGCCGGTTCCAACGCGCGTGGCCGTCCGATCATCAACTGGATTCCGCTGGAACCGGGCGAACGCGTGCAGGCCGTGCTGCCGGTGCGCGAGTACGCCGATGGCCAGTTCGTGTTCTTCGCCACGAAGAACGGCACGGTCAAGAAGACTCCGCTGAGCGAGTTCGCCTTCCGTCTGGCCCGCGGCAAGATCGCGATCAACCTGGACGAGGGCGATGCCCTGGTCGGCGTTGGCCTGACCGACGGCGAGCGTGACATCCTGCTGTTCGCCTCCAACGGCAAGACCGTGCGCTTCGGCGAGGACAAGGTGCGCTCGATGGGCCGTACCGCCACCGGCGTGCGCGGCATCAAGATGCCGGCCGGCGAGGAAGTGGTCAGCCTGATCGTGGCCGAGAGTGCCGGCGGCAGCGAGGACGAGAACGAGGACGACAATGGTGTCGAGGAAACCGCAGCCACGGGCGAAGCGGTGATCGACGGCGCCGATGACGCCAGCGTGCAGTACATCCTCACCGCCACCGAGAACGGCTACGGCAAGCGCACCCCGCTGCCGGACTACCCGCGCAAGGGGCGTGGCACCCAGGGCGTGATCGGCATCCAGACCACCGAGCGCAACGGCAAGCTGGTCGCCGCGGTCCTGATGGGTTCCGGTGACGAGGTGCTGCTGATCTCCGATGGCGGCACCCTGGTGCGTACCCGCGGTTCGGAAATCAGCCGTGTCGGCCGCAACACCCAGGGCGTCACCCTGATCCGCCTGTCCAAGGACGAGAAGCTGCAGGCGGTGGAACGCATGGATGCCTCGATCGACGACGACGAGGACGAGGTGGCCGCTGCCGCCCCGGCCGCGACGGACGGCGCACCGGCGGCTGCCGGCAGCGAGGACGCCGCACAGGAGTGA